A genomic stretch from Microtus pennsylvanicus isolate mMicPen1 chromosome 11, mMicPen1.hap1, whole genome shotgun sequence includes:
- the Adam11 gene encoding disintegrin and metalloproteinase domain-containing protein 11 isoform X2, with protein sequence MRRLRLWAIAALLLLPLLPPPGLGALGPSGALHWRSSAQVGSPERPEGPEVTEPSRLVRESTGGEVRKQQVDTRVRQDPPRGTPVHLAQVSFVIPAFDSDFTLDLELNHHLLSSQYVERHFSPEGTTQHSTGAGDHCYYHGKLRGNPSSFAALSTCQGLHGVFSDGNLTYIIEPKEMAGPWGPPQGPLPHLIYRTPLLPAPLGCREPGCLFAVPGQSDPPTWPRLRRKRQVRRGHPTVHSETKYVELIVINDHQLFEQMRQSVVLTSNFAKSVVNLADVIYKEQLNTRIVLVAMETWADGDKIQVQDDLLETLARLMVYRREGLPEPSDATHLFSGRTFQSTSSGAAYVGGICSLSRGGGVNEYGNMGAMAVTLAQTLGQNLGMMWNKHRSSAGDCKCPDIWLGCIMEDTGFYLPRKFSRCSIDEYNQFLQEGGGSCLFNKPLKLLDPPECGNGFVEAGEECDCGSVQECSRAGGNCCKKCTLTHDAMCSDGLCCRRCKYEPRGVSCREAVNECDIAETCTGDSSQCPPNLHKLDGYYCDHEQGRCYGGRCKTRDRQCQALWGHAAADRFCYEKLNVEGTERGNCGRKGSGWVQCNKQDVLCGFLLCVNISGAPRLGDLGGDISSVTFYHQGKELDCRGGHVQLADGSDLSYVEDGTACGPNMLCLDHRCLPASAFNFSTCPGSGDRRICSHHGVCSNEGKCICQADWTGKDCSIHNPLPTSPPTGETERYKGPSGTNIIIGSIAGAVLVAAIVLGGTGWGFKNIRRGRYDPTQQGAV encoded by the exons ATGAGGCGGCTGCGGCTCTGGGCGATCGCGGCTctcctgctgctgccgctgctccCCCCGCCCG GTCTAGGGGCCCTGGGTCCCAGTGGAGCTCTGCATTGGAGGAGCTCAGCCCAGGTGGggagcccagagaggccagagggcCCCGAGGTCACAGAGCCCAGTCGGCTGGTAAGGGAGAGCACCGGGGGAGAGGTCCGAAAGCAGCAAGTGGACACCAGGGTCCGCCAGGATCCTCCCAGGGGGACG CCCGTGCACCTGGCCCAGGTGAGTTTCGTCATCCCAGCCTTCGACTCCGACTTCACCCTGGACCTGGAACTAAACCA CCACCTCCTATCCTCGCAGTATGTGGAACGCCACTTCAGCCCGGAGGGGACAACTCAACACAGCACT GGGGCTGGAGACCACTGCTACTACCACGGGAAACTCCGAGGCAACCCAAGTTCCTTCGCTGCTCTCTCCACCTGCCAGGGGCTGCA TGGGGTCTTCTCTGATGGAAACCTGACTTACATCATAGAGCCCAAGGAGATGGCTGGGCCATGGGGACCCCCACAG GGACCCCTTCCCCACCTCATTTACCGGacccctctcctcccagcccccctcGGATGCAGGGAACCAG GCTGCCTGTTTGCTGTCCCTGGCCAGTCTGATCCTCCCACCTGGCCCAGGctgagaaggaaaaggcag GTCCGCAGGGGCCACCCCACGGTGCACAGCGAGACCAAGTATGTAGAGCTGATTGTCATCAACGACCACCAGCTG TTCGAGCAGATGCGGCAGTCGGTGGTCCTCACCAGCAACTTCGCCAAGTCTGTTGTGAACCTGGCAGATGTG ATATACAAGGAGCAGCTCAACACAAGAATTGTGCTGGTTGCCATGGAAACGTGGGCAGATGGCGATAAGATCCAGGTGCAGGATGACCTACTGGAGACCCTGGCCCGGCTTATGGTCTACCGGCGGGAGGGTCTACCTGAGCCCAGTGATGCCACCCACCTCTTCTC GGGTAGAACCTTCCAGAGCACCAGCAGTGGGGCAGCCTACGTGGGGGGCATCTGCTCGCTGTCCCGGGGTGGAGGCGTGAACGAG TACGGCAACATGGGCGCTATGGCAGTGACCCTGGCCCAAACACTAGGGCAGAACTTGGGCATGATGTGGAATAAACACCGGAGCTCGGCAG GGGACTGCaaatgtccagacatctggctGGGCTGCATCATGGAAGACACTGG GTTCTACTTGCCCCGCAAGTTCTCGCGCTGCAGCATCGACGAATACAATCAGTTTCTGCAGGAGGGAGGCGGGAGCTGCCTGTTCAACAAGCCCCTCAAG CTCCTGGACCCTCCCGAGTGTGGGAACGGCTTCGTGGAGGCGGGGGAGGAATGCGACTGTGGTTCGGTGCAG GAGTGCAGCCGGGCGGGTGGCAACTGCTGCAAGAAGTGCACCCTGACTCACGACGCCATGTGCAGCGATGGGCTCTGCTGTCGCCGCTGCAAG TACGAGCCACGAGGTGTCTCCTGCCGAGAAGCGGTGAATGAGTGTGACATCGCAGAGACCTGCACCGGCGACTCAAGCCAG TGTCCCCCTAACCTTCACAAGCTGGATGGCTACTACTGTGATCATGAACAG GGCCGTTGCTATGGAGGCCGCTGTAAAACCCGGGACCGACAGTGCCAAGCCCTTTGGGGCCATG cgGCTGCAGATCGTTTCTGCTATGAGAAGCTGAACGTGGAGGGGACAGAGCGTGGGAACTGTGGGCGCAAGGGATCCGGCTGGGTCCAGTGCAATAAGCA GGATGTGCTCTGtggcttccttctctgtgtcaACATCTCTGGAGCTCCTCGGCTAGGGGACCTGGGGGGAGACATCAGCAGCGTCACCTTCTACCACCAGGGCAAGGAGCTGGACTGCAG GGGCGGTCACGTACAGCTAGCCGATGGCTCAGACCTGAGCTACGTAGAGGACGGCACAGCCTGCGGGCCCAACATGCTGTGCCTTGACCATCGCtgcctgccagcctctgccttcaacTTCAGCACCTGCCCGGGCAGCGGGGACCGGCGCATCTGCTCCCACCACGGG GTTTGCAGCAACGAAGGGAAGTGCATTTGTCAGGCAGACTGGACGGGCAAAGACTGCAGCATCCACAACCCCCTGCCCACATCCCCTCCAACCGGGGAGACCGAGAGATATAAAG gTCCCAGTGGCACCAACATCATCATCGGCTCCATCGCCGGGGCTGTCCTGGTCGCAGCCATCGTCCTGGGCGGCACGGGCTGGGGATTTAA AAACATCCGTCGCGGAAGGTACGACCCGACCCAGCAGGGGGCAGTGTGA
- the Adam11 gene encoding disintegrin and metalloproteinase domain-containing protein 11 isoform X1: protein MRRLRLWAIAALLLLPLLPPPGLGALGPSGALHWRSSAQVGSPERPEGPEVTEPSRLVRESTGGEVRKQQVDTRVRQDPPRGTPVHLAQVSFVIPAFDSDFTLDLELNHHLLSSQYVERHFSPEGTTQHSTGAGDHCYYHGKLRGNPSSFAALSTCQGLHGVFSDGNLTYIIEPKEMAGPWGPPQGPLPHLIYRTPLLPAPLGCREPGCLFAVPGQSDPPTWPRLRRKRQVRRGHPTVHSETKYVELIVINDHQLFEQMRQSVVLTSNFAKSVVNLADVIYKEQLNTRIVLVAMETWADGDKIQVQDDLLETLARLMVYRREGLPEPSDATHLFSGRTFQSTSSGAAYVGGICSLSRGGGVNEYGNMGAMAVTLAQTLGQNLGMMWNKHRSSAGDCKCPDIWLGCIMEDTGFYLPRKFSRCSIDEYNQFLQEGGGSCLFNKPLKLLDPPECGNGFVEAGEECDCGSVQECSRAGGNCCKKCTLTHDAMCSDGLCCRRCKYEPRGVSCREAVNECDIAETCTGDSSQCPPNLHKLDGYYCDHEQGRCYGGRCKTRDRQCQALWGHAAADRFCYEKLNVEGTERGNCGRKGSGWVQCNKQDVLCGFLLCVNISGAPRLGDLGGDISSVTFYHQGKELDCRGGHVQLADGSDLSYVEDGTACGPNMLCLDHRCLPASAFNFSTCPGSGDRRICSHHGVCSNEGKCICQADWTGKDCSIHNPLPTSPPTGETERYKGPSGTNIIIGSIAGAVLVAAIVLGGTGWGFKNIRRGRSGGA from the exons ATGAGGCGGCTGCGGCTCTGGGCGATCGCGGCTctcctgctgctgccgctgctccCCCCGCCCG GTCTAGGGGCCCTGGGTCCCAGTGGAGCTCTGCATTGGAGGAGCTCAGCCCAGGTGGggagcccagagaggccagagggcCCCGAGGTCACAGAGCCCAGTCGGCTGGTAAGGGAGAGCACCGGGGGAGAGGTCCGAAAGCAGCAAGTGGACACCAGGGTCCGCCAGGATCCTCCCAGGGGGACG CCCGTGCACCTGGCCCAGGTGAGTTTCGTCATCCCAGCCTTCGACTCCGACTTCACCCTGGACCTGGAACTAAACCA CCACCTCCTATCCTCGCAGTATGTGGAACGCCACTTCAGCCCGGAGGGGACAACTCAACACAGCACT GGGGCTGGAGACCACTGCTACTACCACGGGAAACTCCGAGGCAACCCAAGTTCCTTCGCTGCTCTCTCCACCTGCCAGGGGCTGCA TGGGGTCTTCTCTGATGGAAACCTGACTTACATCATAGAGCCCAAGGAGATGGCTGGGCCATGGGGACCCCCACAG GGACCCCTTCCCCACCTCATTTACCGGacccctctcctcccagcccccctcGGATGCAGGGAACCAG GCTGCCTGTTTGCTGTCCCTGGCCAGTCTGATCCTCCCACCTGGCCCAGGctgagaaggaaaaggcag GTCCGCAGGGGCCACCCCACGGTGCACAGCGAGACCAAGTATGTAGAGCTGATTGTCATCAACGACCACCAGCTG TTCGAGCAGATGCGGCAGTCGGTGGTCCTCACCAGCAACTTCGCCAAGTCTGTTGTGAACCTGGCAGATGTG ATATACAAGGAGCAGCTCAACACAAGAATTGTGCTGGTTGCCATGGAAACGTGGGCAGATGGCGATAAGATCCAGGTGCAGGATGACCTACTGGAGACCCTGGCCCGGCTTATGGTCTACCGGCGGGAGGGTCTACCTGAGCCCAGTGATGCCACCCACCTCTTCTC GGGTAGAACCTTCCAGAGCACCAGCAGTGGGGCAGCCTACGTGGGGGGCATCTGCTCGCTGTCCCGGGGTGGAGGCGTGAACGAG TACGGCAACATGGGCGCTATGGCAGTGACCCTGGCCCAAACACTAGGGCAGAACTTGGGCATGATGTGGAATAAACACCGGAGCTCGGCAG GGGACTGCaaatgtccagacatctggctGGGCTGCATCATGGAAGACACTGG GTTCTACTTGCCCCGCAAGTTCTCGCGCTGCAGCATCGACGAATACAATCAGTTTCTGCAGGAGGGAGGCGGGAGCTGCCTGTTCAACAAGCCCCTCAAG CTCCTGGACCCTCCCGAGTGTGGGAACGGCTTCGTGGAGGCGGGGGAGGAATGCGACTGTGGTTCGGTGCAG GAGTGCAGCCGGGCGGGTGGCAACTGCTGCAAGAAGTGCACCCTGACTCACGACGCCATGTGCAGCGATGGGCTCTGCTGTCGCCGCTGCAAG TACGAGCCACGAGGTGTCTCCTGCCGAGAAGCGGTGAATGAGTGTGACATCGCAGAGACCTGCACCGGCGACTCAAGCCAG TGTCCCCCTAACCTTCACAAGCTGGATGGCTACTACTGTGATCATGAACAG GGCCGTTGCTATGGAGGCCGCTGTAAAACCCGGGACCGACAGTGCCAAGCCCTTTGGGGCCATG cgGCTGCAGATCGTTTCTGCTATGAGAAGCTGAACGTGGAGGGGACAGAGCGTGGGAACTGTGGGCGCAAGGGATCCGGCTGGGTCCAGTGCAATAAGCA GGATGTGCTCTGtggcttccttctctgtgtcaACATCTCTGGAGCTCCTCGGCTAGGGGACCTGGGGGGAGACATCAGCAGCGTCACCTTCTACCACCAGGGCAAGGAGCTGGACTGCAG GGGCGGTCACGTACAGCTAGCCGATGGCTCAGACCTGAGCTACGTAGAGGACGGCACAGCCTGCGGGCCCAACATGCTGTGCCTTGACCATCGCtgcctgccagcctctgccttcaacTTCAGCACCTGCCCGGGCAGCGGGGACCGGCGCATCTGCTCCCACCACGGG GTTTGCAGCAACGAAGGGAAGTGCATTTGTCAGGCAGACTGGACGGGCAAAGACTGCAGCATCCACAACCCCCTGCCCACATCCCCTCCAACCGGGGAGACCGAGAGATATAAAG gTCCCAGTGGCACCAACATCATCATCGGCTCCATCGCCGGGGCTGTCCTGGTCGCAGCCATCGTCCTGGGCGGCACGGGCTGGGGATTTAA AAACATCCGTCGCGGAAG GTCCGGAGGGGCCTAA